In Planococcus sp. MB-3u-03, the DNA window CGCATGCAGCGATTTCATTAACTTATTTTAACCAAAATAAATTAAACAATTTTCCAAAAATTTTTATGCATTTGTTCTAAAATTTCCATCTGGGAGTTACAATGGAAACAGAACTGCAGAAAGGAGAACCGACATGATGAGCTATCCGGAAAAATACGAGCAGGTGCTGCCAGCATTGGAAAGCAAATGCAGCGAATTCACGTATTTGCAATATGAAACATTCACCCCGGAAGCCTTGTGGGATTATTGCCTGAAAAAAGCGTGGAAAAAGAAAAAAGTCGAAGACATGCGCTTGCATGAGATGGTGTCGGATATTATGGATCTGACAGCCTCCGATTTTGTCGCTTACCATCAGGTGGAAGCCTTTAAAACCGCGAACTTTTTCACGGAAGACAGCATGGAGGATCTGCAGCAGCTTCTTCGTCCGGCGCGCCAGAAACCGCGTGGGATTTGACACCTTTTGGCACGTCACCGATAATGTAAGTGCTGTGTTCTATATTGAGGAGGAACTATACATATGAAAGCAAGATCTCGCATCATCGCCTTTTTCCTGCTGGTATTCATGCTCATTGGCCTGATTGGCACGACCAGCCTGCCGATTGCCAAAGACATCAATCTCGGGCTTGATCTG includes these proteins:
- a CDS encoding post-transcriptional regulator, with amino-acid sequence MMSYPEKYEQVLPALESKCSEFTYLQYETFTPEALWDYCLKKAWKKKKVEDMRLHEMVSDIMDLTASDFVAYHQVEAFKTANFFTEDSMEDLQQLLRPARQKPRGI